The proteins below come from a single Staphylococcus sp. MI 10-1553 genomic window:
- a CDS encoding tyrosine-type recombinase/integrase: MNCVDPIRETRDIHRMYDFLQSHSMRDYLFFKFAIHTGVKLVELLNLSVGQVMNDGGTVIEKWDVSQNQEVGVRIPDNLREELKAYIDAEALIKTDLLFRSKRTQKGLSRQQAYRIINTAAQQLGIEHIGLTTLRKTFAYHAYQSGISISMIQKYLGHQTSHETMKFIGVSKKEMDTTIALNL, encoded by the coding sequence GTGAATTGCGTGGATCCAATTCGTGAAACGAGAGATATTCATAGGATGTATGATTTTTTACAATCCCATTCAATGCGTGATTATTTGTTTTTTAAGTTTGCGATTCACACTGGCGTTAAGTTAGTGGAATTGTTAAATTTAAGCGTCGGTCAAGTGATGAATGATGGTGGCACTGTCATTGAGAAATGGGATGTGTCTCAAAATCAGGAGGTTGGTGTGCGTATCCCGGACAATTTAAGAGAAGAGTTAAAGGCGTATATCGATGCTGAGGCGTTAATCAAGACGGACTTATTATTTCGCTCTAAACGGACACAAAAAGGACTGAGTCGACAACAAGCATATCGCATTATTAACACAGCGGCACAACAATTAGGTATCGAACATATCGGCTTAACGACTTTGAGAAAAACTTTTGCCTACCACGCGTATCAATCAGGCATTTCTATTTCAATGATTCAAAAGTATCTCGGGCACCAAACGTCGCATGAAACGATGAAATTTATCGGTGTGTCTAAAAAAGAAATGGATACGACAATCGCTTTAAACTTATAA
- the sroA gene encoding sigS mRNA-stabilizing protein SroA, producing the protein MNINHLTLILTQTTTSAEGKPKKASRRFTQLKTDASHEDLKAFSQIIEKLTGEQYDAIELMTSENIQ; encoded by the coding sequence ATGAACATCAATCACTTAACACTTATTCTGACGCAAACAACAACATCAGCAGAGGGAAAACCTAAGAAAGCATCACGTCGATTTACACAGTTAAAAACGGACGCTTCACACGAGGACTTAAAAGCTTTCAGTCAAATTATTGAAAAGTTGACTGGCGAGCAGTATGACGCAATTGAATTAATGACATCAGAAAATATTCAATAA
- a CDS encoding DUF2922 domain-containing protein, with amino-acid sequence MNVKTLEITFLDALQKTFKLSLPNIKGPITKELVQEEAEKLVALNVLKTIHGPVVKVAGAQVIDKSVIVLF; translated from the coding sequence ATGAACGTTAAAACTTTAGAAATCACTTTTTTAGACGCATTGCAAAAAACTTTCAAATTAAGTTTGCCTAACATTAAGGGGCCAATCACAAAAGAATTAGTTCAAGAGGAAGCAGAAAAGTTAGTGGCATTAAATGTATTGAAAACGATTCATGGCCCTGTAGTTAAAGTTGCAGGCGCTCAAGTCATTGATAAATCTGTCATTGTGTTGTTTTAA